Proteins from one Syngnathoides biaculeatus isolate LvHL_M chromosome 8, ASM1980259v1, whole genome shotgun sequence genomic window:
- the LOC133505279 gene encoding uncharacterized protein LOC133505279: protein MSLSMIKWLFTLVLLQSGNLIQASSDQCWTPWFDRDNPSGTGDYETLADLLKENPGKVCEHPIEIEVKTKSGASVGTTGDVIHTSNAHTGFICRNRDQLHDGLCADYQVRFLCPVEFCKAKECKTPWYDRDNPSGTGDYETLGNLYIEHPNEICQFPLDIEVQTVAGSSLASTGDVIFVMDTTTGFICKNADQTGRRCSDYKVRFICPIDFCN from the exons atgtcactttcaatGATCAAATGG TTGTTCACACTCGTGCTCCTTCAATctg gGAATCTCATCCAAGCCAGTAGTGACC AATGCTGGACTCCGTGGTTTGATCGTGACAACCCCTCTGGTACTGGAGACTATGAAACTCTTGCAGACCTGCTCAAAGAAAACCCAGGGAAGGTCTGTGAGCATCCAATTGAAATTGAGGTCAAAACAAAATCTGGAGCCAGTGTTGGTACAACGGGCGATGTGATTCATAC ATCTAATGCACACACTGGATTTATATGTAGAAATCGTGACCAGCTGCATGATGGTCTTTGTGCAGATTATCAAGTTCGTTTCTTGTGCCCCGTTGAGTTCTGTAAAGCAAAAG AATGCAAGACTCCATGGTACGATCGAGACAACCCTAGTGGGACCGGAGACTATGAGACACTTGGGAATCTCTACATTGAACACCCAAATGAAATCTGCCAATTTCCGCTGGACATTGAGGTCCAAACCGTCGCTGGAAGTAGTCTGGCTTCAACAGGGGATGTCATTTTTGT AATGGATACAACTACTGGGTTCATCTGTAAAAATGCTGACCAGACGGGGCGACGTTGCTCTGATTATAAAGTTCGCTTCATATGTCCCATCGATTTCTGTAACTAA